Proteins from a genomic interval of Paenibacillus sp. FSL H8-0048:
- a CDS encoding SDR family NAD(P)-dependent oxidoreductase — protein MTKHSELLLKDKVIMITGAGRGIGAAAAKWFAVQGASVMLVSRTEAELRALRNEIATAGGEAEYFTADLAEAGGAEEAVIATVKRYGRLNAAFNNAGIGVTVSSLVDEKEEDFDLIQSVNYKGVWLCMKAQITAMLNTSGSGAIVNTSSVGSLKGNPGLGAYGASKRGVNSLTQTAAIEYGPAGIRVNAIAPGTTMTDMIQQWVSINPEIIEQISAQTPLRRPAEPIEIAQAAAWLLSDQASFVTGVILPVDGGLSA, from the coding sequence ATGACAAAACATTCTGAACTATTATTGAAGGACAAGGTGATAATGATTACGGGTGCCGGAAGGGGGATCGGGGCTGCGGCAGCAAAGTGGTTTGCCGTGCAGGGCGCCTCGGTGATGCTCGTCTCACGGACAGAAGCTGAGCTGCGTGCACTCAGAAATGAGATTGCGACAGCCGGAGGAGAGGCGGAATATTTCACAGCCGATCTGGCAGAAGCAGGCGGCGCTGAGGAAGCGGTCATCGCTACAGTAAAGCGGTATGGCCGGCTTAATGCCGCTTTCAACAACGCTGGTATCGGGGTCACCGTATCCTCTTTGGTCGATGAGAAAGAAGAGGATTTCGACCTGATCCAGTCTGTAAACTATAAAGGGGTTTGGCTGTGCATGAAAGCCCAGATTACAGCAATGTTAAACACCTCCGGATCAGGCGCAATTGTCAATACCAGCAGTGTCGGCAGCTTAAAAGGTAATCCGGGCTTGGGTGCTTACGGTGCCTCCAAACGCGGGGTTAACAGTCTTACGCAAACGGCTGCCATCGAATACGGACCGGCGGGCATTCGGGTTAATGCCATTGCCCCCGGCACAACGATGACAGATATGATACAGCAATGGGTCTCCATTAATCCTGAGATTATTGAGCAAATCAGTGCCCAGACGCCCCTCCGGCGTCCGGCTGAGCCCATAGAAATTGCACAGGCTGCAGCCTGGTTGCTTAGTGATCAAGCTTCCTTCGTAACAGGGGTCATCCTGCCGGTGGACGGAGGGCTGAGTGCCTAA